The Halalkalicoccus tibetensis genome contains the following window.
CGACGATCCCCGGCTCGACGACGGCGTCGAGAAGCGAGTCCGCGAACATCGACTTGCCGCTGCCGCTCTCGCCGACGACGCCGAGGGTCTCGCCGCGATAGATGTCGAGGTTGACGTCCTTCAGGACGTGCGAGGCGCCCTGATCCATCTCGAACCGGACGTCCGTGTCCCGGATCGTGATGATCGGGTCGTCCGTCGATCGTGTGGCGGCCGGCGAGACGTCGATCGCTTCGTGTGACATCGTCGGTTACCCTCCGTGCCGCTCGCTCGGCTCGAACGGCCCTGCTCGGGACCACCGCGGTACACCTGTGTGAGTCATTCACTATAGCATCGAGACCAACATCATAAATAACCTTCTATCCGTGCGGTCGGGTTCGAGCCCCGATCGACGCCCTTCTCACAGAACCTGATTCCATCCTGGAGAATAGAGTTCTATGTTAGTGAAGCGTTTTCCCCGTCGTAGAACTTCGTTCTCCGACATCGGCCACGTTTTATTACAAAAGTATGCTTGTAATGAGAGTGAAGGTGTCGGGGATCGGCGATCGAGTTCTCGGGGCTCGTAGGGGTTTCCAGCGGGATCGAGGTACGAAACGGCCGGAGGACCGCTGTGACGGACGGAGCGTTCATCCTCTCGAAACCGAGTTCTCTCCTCCAGAACGGAGCCAGTAGCCGACCGAATCCATCAGGTGGCACCATGGCCGAGATCCGGTGAACCACACGGTTGGTCCCGGCTCCGGAGTGACCTGTCGGGAACGGGTGCCGATGCCCGCTCGCGTTTTCCGGCCTATCAGTTCCTTGGTCCCCTTCCCGATACATTTATTATGTATTATCACTCCTCTGTAGAGGATGCCAGAGAACCACAGGCGGCCGGTAGCCGTCTCTCGGAGAAAGGTACTAGCACTGACAGGAGTTGCGGGCGTCGGTGCGGTCGCCGGCTGCCTCGGGGGCGACGACGACGATAGCGACCTTCTCAATGGGGAGTTGGACACCGTCGACGTGGACTACGACGAGAACTACGAGGAGGAGATGAACGAAGCGGTTCCCTCCGGGGCGGTCAACCCGTTCAACGCGGAGTACATCTTCAACCCGTATCACACCTCCTGGAACCAGGGCGACGCCCAGGAGACCTCCTTCGAGTACCTCGCCGTCTACAGCACCGAGGAGGGTGAGTTCCTCCCGCGGGTCGCCGAGGACTGGGAGATCGACGAGGAGACGGCCGCCACGCGCGTCGAGATCAGCGACGAGTACGGCTGGTCCGACGGCTCGCCGGTCACCGCGGCCGACTTTGTGACCGCCCTCAAGCTCCAGGCGTATCTCGACCAGGGGATCGAGACCTACGTCGATCCGGACGACATCGTCGTCGACGGCGACTACGCGTTCGAACTCCAGCCCCGCGAGGGGTACCAGAACGTCGAGGAGGAGCTGTGGCTGAACCAGTGGGCCGAGACGATACTGGACGTCTCGGAGGCCCAGTACGGCGAGTTCGTCGAGCGCTTCGAGGACGCCGAGGACGACGACGAGATCGAGTCGATCCAACAGGACGTCGTCTCCTTCGAGCCCGAGTGGGACGAGGCGCTCTTCTCGGGTCCGTTCGTCTTCGTCGAGGCAAACGAGGAGTACGCCGATCAGGTCCCGAACCCCGAACACCCGATCGCACGGGACTGGGAGTTCTACCTCCGTCACGGACAGGCAGAGGAGGAAGCCGGTCTGCGCGCCGGCGAGGTCGACTGGGAGCACAACGACCCGACGCTCCAGGATCTGCCCGAGAAGTACGACGTGCCGCCGGTCTCGTTCTCCGGGCAGTCCTTCGCGCTGCTGTTCGGTCCCGAGGACGAATACATCAGCAGCTCGCCGCAGGTACGACAGGCGATCGCACACGCCGTCGACTTCGAGAGGCTCGTCGACGAGTTCTCCCCCGACACGCCGGTCGACCCGTACTCCTGTGGCATCGACGCCGGCTACGTCGAGTTCTTCGTCGAGGAGGACGTCCTAGAGGCGATGACGAACTACGTGCCCCAGGAGACCGACCTGGCGGCCGAGCTCCTCGAGGACGAGGGGTTCACGCTGGACGACGGGCAGTGGTACACGCCCGACGACGAGCCCTGGGAGCTCAACTTCCCGGTCGGCGACTGGTTCCCGGACCAGGCCGAGATGATCTACAACAACCTCGACCAGTTCGGCGTCGGGATCGACTACTACGTCGACGAGATGCCGACCTGGCAGGCCGAGGTCGAGGACGACTCCCAGTACGACATCAGCGTCCACCTCAACTACGGGATGGCCCGCGACTACCACGCCCATGCCGACCTCCAGGAGGAGCTGTTCGGCCCCGTCAGGGGGGCCATCTCCGAGACGGGGGTTCTGGAGAACGAGGTCGAGGTCCCCGAGGTCGGCAACCCCGACGGCGAGACGATCACCGTCGACTTCGAGGAGAGCCTCAACGCGCTCGCCACCGCCGAGGACGAGGAGGAGGTCATGGAGCACGCCTCCGAGCTCGCGTGGGCTCACAACCAGCTCCTGCCCGCGGCGATGATCCACCCCTGGAGCGAGCACTACTGGGTCAACGCCGGCGAGTGGGACTTCGACCTCGAGTCGGACGACTGGCTGACCTCGAACCGGATCGTGCACTACTTCCTCGAGAACGGCCTCGAGCCGCAGTAATCGTCAACCGATCGTTTCGACGTTCGCCCCGCGGGAAGCGAGGTTCCGGCAACCGTCCTCGTCGGCGGCCGACGCGGGACTCTGGACGACGGGTTTTATAGTGGTCTCCGCTGCACCCTTCCCATGGTAGGAGATATCGACCCCCGTGAAGTAGCGATAACGGACGTTCGGACCGCGCGGGTGGACTCGGAGTTCCACTGGACGTTCGTCCGAATAGACACCGACGCGGGCGTCAGCGGCATCGGCGAGGCGGTGCTCGGGCCGGCGGTCGATGGCTACATCGAGCACGCGAAGGGGCTCCTCGTCGGGAAGAGCCCGGTCGACATCGACGCGCGCTGTACGGAGCTCTACGACGGGTTGTCCTTCCTCGGCGGGATGAACGGGGTCGGCGTCACGGCGATCTCCGGGATCGACGTCGCGCTGCACGACCTCGCCGGGAAGCTCCTCGGCGTCCCGGCCTACCAGCTCGTCGGCGGGAAACACCGCGAGGAGGTGCGCGTCTACTGTGACACCCACGCGGGCGATCATCTCTTCCGAACGGACGAGAACTCCTACTCCCCGGAGGCGTACGCCGACGCCGCCGAGGCGGTCGTCGCCGACGGGTTCGACGCGCTGAAGTTCGACCTCGACGGGACGGAGAGAGACGAGCTCGACGGCCGAAACAAACACCTGAACGGGCGGGCGATCGAGCGGAAGGTCGCGATCGTCGAGGCGGTGCTCGACCGGGTCGGCGACCGCGCGGACGTCGCCTTCGACTGTCACTGGAGCTGGACGGGCGACACCGGGCGTCGGCTGGCGAGCGCGCTCGAACCGTACGACGTCTGGTGGCTCGAGGACACGGTCCCGCCCGAGAACCACGACGTCCAGCGCTACGTCACCCACAACACCGACACCACCATCGCGGCCGGCGAGAACCTCTATCGGGTCGAGGGCGCCCGCCGGCTGATCGAGAGCCAGGGGATCGACGTCTTCCATCCGGACGTCCCCAAGACCGGCGGGATGCGGGAAACGAAGAAGGCCGCGGACATGGCCAAGGCCTACTCGATCCCGCTCGCGCTCCACAACGTGGCCTCGCCGATCGGGACGATGGCCAGCGCCCACGTCGGCGCCGCGGCGTCGAACTTCCTCGCCCTCGAGTTCCACGCGCGCGACCTGGAGTGGTGGGACGACCTGCTCGTCCGCGACGAGCCGCTGATCCGGGAGGGGCGGATCGCGGTCCCCGACGAGCCCGGCCTGGGGATCGAGCTCGACGAGGACGCCCTCGCGGCGCATCTGGTCGACGGCGAGGAGCTGTTTGACGAAGCGTAGCCTCATCGAGCCAGCAAGCCGATGGTTTGCGCTGTTCGACGAGGCGTGGCCACCGCGACTACGTACACGGAACCGGGTCTCTCACCACCGTCGGAAGCGGAAAATTATTAATAATGGGGGTGTGATGGACAGTAGCAATAACGCATGGCAAACTGGTTAATCAAGCGGCTGGGGCAGGCAGTGCTGACGGTCGTCGTGGTGTTTCACCTGACGTTCGTCTTGGTTCGACTGATGCCGGGGAACCCGCTGGAGGCGATGATGGCGCAGATGCTCGAGCAGTATCCGGGGGACCCGGCGACCGCCCGCCGAGTCGTCGAACTCCAGTTGAACATCAACCCCGACGCACCGCTGCACGTCCAGTATCTCGATTACATGACGGCGGTGCTGCAGGGCGACCTCGGCTACTCGATCTCGCAGAACGCATCGGTCAACCAGATCCTCGCCGAGGCCGTCCCGTGGACGATCTTCTACATGTCCATCGCCATGGTGATCACGTTCGTCACGAGCATCTGTCTGGGCGCGATCATGGCCTACTACGAGGGCACGAAGTTCGACACCGCGATGACCGGCATCGCCGTCATCGAGACCTCCACGCCTTACTACGTCGCGGCGCTGCTGCTGTCGTTCGTCTTCGCCTACCAGCTGGGATGGTTTCCCACGGGGGCGCGCTATCCAGGTGGCGTCGAGATCGGCCTCAACGCCGGGTTCGTGCTCGGGTCGTTACACCACGCGGCCTTGCCGATCATCTCGTTGATCGTCACGGGCGCGGCGGCCTCGCTGAGCATGCGCGGCAACTCGATCAGCGTCCTCGGGGCGGACCACATACGGGTAGCCCAGCTACGTGGGCTCCCCCCGACGCGGATCGCCCTGCGATACGTCATGCGCAACGCGCTGTTGCCCCTCTACACCGGCCTCCTCCTGACGGTCGGGTTCATGATCGGCGGGTCGATCATTCTCGAGGACATCTTCAACTACCGCGGGATGGGCTGGTACATGTTCGCGGGTGTCAACAACCGCGACTACCCGCTGATGGTCGGCGGGTTCATGGTCATCTGTGTCACGGTCGTGATCGCGATGCTCATCGCCGACGCCACCTACAGCCGGATCGACCCGCGGGCCCAGTCGGGCGGCGACAACATGGAGGTCTACGGGAGCTCGACCGGCGTCCCGCTGCGGACCCAGCTCAAGCGCTACGTCCAGCGGCTCACCGGCCGGACAGGCGAGGAGAAGCGGGCCGACGGCGGGACCTCGCGCTACGAGTTCATGGGCGAGGAGACCGCCGTCGACGTCGACCGCAAGGAGGTGCTCTACCGGAAGTTCGACCGGTCGATCTACGCGCCGATGAAGATCGTTCTCGGCGACTGGCGGGGGCTGACCGGCATATCGCTCATCCTCTCGTTCTTCGCGATCGGCTTCATCGGCCCGCGGTTCGTCCACAGCCCGACGACGACGTTCGCGACGTGGGTCTCGCCGCTCGACGCCGGCCTCGCCCACCCGCTCGGCACGACCAACACCGGCGTCGACCTCCTCTCGCTGATGGTTCACGGGACGACCCCCGTTCTGATCATGATCGTCACCGGCGCGCTCGCGACGGTGCTGGTCGGCGTCAGCGTCGGCACCGTCGCGGGGTTCCGGGGCGGGACCATCGACCGCGTGCTGATGACGATCTGTGACATCGTCATCTCGATCCCCGGCCTTCCGCTCATCATCGTCATCGCGGCGATCATCGAGCCACGCCACCCGGCGCTCGTCGGATTGGTGCTGTCGGTCGCCGCCTGGGGCGGGCTCGGGCGCTCGATCCGCTCGGAGGTGCTGAAGGTCCGGGGCTACGAGTACGTCGAGGCCTCGCGCGCGATGGGGATCGGTACCCCGCCGATCATCCTCAAGGACATCCTGCCGAACATCTGGCCGTACATCCTGATCAACCTCGCGAACAACGCCAGGAACATCATCTTCGCGTCGGTCGCGCTGTACTACCTCGGGTTCCTCCCGATCAGCTCGCAGAACTGGGGGGTCGTCCTCAACAACGCCGAGGAGGCCGGGGCGCTCTACACCCTCGGGCAGTCCCACTTCATCATCGCCCCGATGATCTTCATCATCCTGCTTTCGATGGGGCTGATCCTGCTGGCCCAGTCGCTCGACCGGATCAGCAACCCGCGGATCCGGGCCCGCCACGCGAAGTCCGTCGACGACGACGAGCCGCGCTGACCTCGCGGCTCTCCCGTTTCTCCCGATCCCGCGTCGAGCGGCCGGATTTAAGTCGGTGCCCGGTGTCGAGGTCAACGATGACCTATACCGTCGGTATCGTCGGCTGTGGCGACATCAGCGACGCGTATCTCTCCTCGGACGGCCGATTCGGGAACTACCGGATCGTCGCCTGCAGCAGCCTGGATCGGGCCCAGGCGGAGGAGAAAGCAGCGAAACACGGGATCGACGCGCTCGGCGTCGACGAGCTGCTCGCCGATCCGGGGGTGGATATCGTGGTCAACCTGACGCCGCCCGACGTACACGCCGACGTGACGCTTCGGGCGCTCGACGCCGGCAACCACGTCTACACGGAAAAGCCGATCGCGGCCTCCGTCGCCGCCTCCGAGCGGATACTCGAGACGGCCGCCGAGCGGGACCTCCTGGTCGGGTCAGCGCCCGATACGTTCCTCGGGGCCGCACTGCAGACGTGCCGAAGCGTCCTCGACGAGGGTCGGATCGGCGAGCCGATCGGTGCGACCGCGCTCTGGACCTCCTCGGGCCACGAGAGCTGGCATCCGAACCCCGACCTGTTCTATCGGGAGGGCGGCGGGCCGCTTCTCGACGTCGGACCCTACTACCTGACCGCGCTCGTCTCCCTCCTCGGGCCCGCGAGCCGGGTCACGGGGTCGGTAACGCGAGCGCGTGAGGAGCGACCGATCACGAGCGAGCCGCGCCGCGGGGAGACGATT
Protein-coding sequences here:
- a CDS encoding ABC transporter substrate-binding protein, producing MPENHRRPVAVSRRKVLALTGVAGVGAVAGCLGGDDDDSDLLNGELDTVDVDYDENYEEEMNEAVPSGAVNPFNAEYIFNPYHTSWNQGDAQETSFEYLAVYSTEEGEFLPRVAEDWEIDEETAATRVEISDEYGWSDGSPVTAADFVTALKLQAYLDQGIETYVDPDDIVVDGDYAFELQPREGYQNVEEELWLNQWAETILDVSEAQYGEFVERFEDAEDDDEIESIQQDVVSFEPEWDEALFSGPFVFVEANEEYADQVPNPEHPIARDWEFYLRHGQAEEEAGLRAGEVDWEHNDPTLQDLPEKYDVPPVSFSGQSFALLFGPEDEYISSSPQVRQAIAHAVDFERLVDEFSPDTPVDPYSCGIDAGYVEFFVEEDVLEAMTNYVPQETDLAAELLEDEGFTLDDGQWYTPDDEPWELNFPVGDWFPDQAEMIYNNLDQFGVGIDYYVDEMPTWQAEVEDDSQYDISVHLNYGMARDYHAHADLQEELFGPVRGAISETGVLENEVEVPEVGNPDGETITVDFEESLNALATAEDEEEVMEHASELAWAHNQLLPAAMIHPWSEHYWVNAGEWDFDLESDDWLTSNRIVHYFLENGLEPQ
- a CDS encoding Gfo/Idh/MocA family oxidoreductase gives rise to the protein MTYTVGIVGCGDISDAYLSSDGRFGNYRIVACSSLDRAQAEEKAAKHGIDALGVDELLADPGVDIVVNLTPPDVHADVTLRALDAGNHVYTEKPIAASVAASERILETAAERDLLVGSAPDTFLGAALQTCRSVLDEGRIGEPIGATALWTSSGHESWHPNPDLFYREGGGPLLDVGPYYLTALVSLLGPASRVTGSVTRAREERPITSEPRRGETIPVDVPTHETGIVDFENGVVGNVTASFDVQGSSLPSPGFEIYGTEGTLSVPDPNHFDGTVSVHERGEGWEDVPPTHDYTDGRGIGVADLASALDSDWDHRTTGRLAHHVLEILTGVRRASTEGEHVSIDSTVERPSPLPRTFPY
- a CDS encoding ABC transporter permease subunit is translated as MANWLIKRLGQAVLTVVVVFHLTFVLVRLMPGNPLEAMMAQMLEQYPGDPATARRVVELQLNINPDAPLHVQYLDYMTAVLQGDLGYSISQNASVNQILAEAVPWTIFYMSIAMVITFVTSICLGAIMAYYEGTKFDTAMTGIAVIETSTPYYVAALLLSFVFAYQLGWFPTGARYPGGVEIGLNAGFVLGSLHHAALPIISLIVTGAAASLSMRGNSISVLGADHIRVAQLRGLPPTRIALRYVMRNALLPLYTGLLLTVGFMIGGSIILEDIFNYRGMGWYMFAGVNNRDYPLMVGGFMVICVTVVIAMLIADATYSRIDPRAQSGGDNMEVYGSSTGVPLRTQLKRYVQRLTGRTGEEKRADGGTSRYEFMGEETAVDVDRKEVLYRKFDRSIYAPMKIVLGDWRGLTGISLILSFFAIGFIGPRFVHSPTTTFATWVSPLDAGLAHPLGTTNTGVDLLSLMVHGTTPVLIMIVTGALATVLVGVSVGTVAGFRGGTIDRVLMTICDIVISIPGLPLIIVIAAIIEPRHPALVGLVLSVAAWGGLGRSIRSEVLKVRGYEYVEASRAMGIGTPPIILKDILPNIWPYILINLANNARNIIFASVALYYLGFLPISSQNWGVVLNNAEEAGALYTLGQSHFIIAPMIFIILLSMGLILLAQSLDRISNPRIRARHAKSVDDDEPR
- a CDS encoding mandelate racemase/muconate lactonizing enzyme family protein encodes the protein MVGDIDPREVAITDVRTARVDSEFHWTFVRIDTDAGVSGIGEAVLGPAVDGYIEHAKGLLVGKSPVDIDARCTELYDGLSFLGGMNGVGVTAISGIDVALHDLAGKLLGVPAYQLVGGKHREEVRVYCDTHAGDHLFRTDENSYSPEAYADAAEAVVADGFDALKFDLDGTERDELDGRNKHLNGRAIERKVAIVEAVLDRVGDRADVAFDCHWSWTGDTGRRLASALEPYDVWWLEDTVPPENHDVQRYVTHNTDTTIAAGENLYRVEGARRLIESQGIDVFHPDVPKTGGMRETKKAADMAKAYSIPLALHNVASPIGTMASAHVGAAASNFLALEFHARDLEWWDDLLVRDEPLIREGRIAVPDEPGLGIELDEDALAAHLVDGEELFDEA